In Scytonema millei VB511283, a single window of DNA contains:
- a CDS encoding class I SAM-dependent methyltransferase, whose translation MSDSHISAAVAKLYDTYPFPPEPLLDEPPPGYNWRWNWLAAYSFCTGQKPQKQDIRILDAGCGTGVGTEYLVHLNPHAQVVGIDLSAGALAVARERCQRSGANRVEFHHLSLYDAEQLPGEFDLINCVGVLHHLPDPIRGIQAIASKLAPGGIMHIFVYGELGRWEIKLMQQAIALLQNDKQGDYRDGVQIGRKLFASLPENNRIVKRERSRWAMENQRDECFADMYVHPQEIDYNIDTLFDLIDASGLTFLGFSNPNFWQIERLLGKDPSLLERSNALSDRNTYRLIELLDPEVTHYEFFLGRPPLPQADWSSDAALLAAIPELNPCIDGFPSRCLFNYDYQIVNLTETELEFLQACDRKLTIGEILANVELGLEGVRSLLSQQLIVLSPG comes from the coding sequence ATGTCAGACTCCCACATTAGTGCTGCTGTCGCTAAACTCTACGATACGTATCCCTTTCCTCCAGAACCGCTACTCGACGAACCGCCCCCTGGCTATAACTGGCGCTGGAATTGGCTAGCCGCCTATAGCTTCTGTACCGGACAAAAACCGCAAAAACAAGATATCCGCATTCTCGATGCTGGCTGCGGTACGGGGGTAGGAACGGAATATTTAGTCCACCTCAACCCTCACGCCCAAGTTGTAGGAATCGATTTAAGTGCGGGTGCTTTGGCTGTGGCGCGGGAACGCTGTCAGCGTTCGGGTGCAAATCGCGTTGAGTTTCATCACCTGAGTTTGTACGACGCGGAACAACTACCAGGGGAATTCGATTTAATTAACTGCGTGGGAGTGCTGCACCACTTACCAGATCCGATCCGTGGGATTCAAGCCATTGCATCTAAACTCGCCCCAGGTGGAATCATGCACATTTTCGTGTATGGAGAATTGGGGCGCTGGGAAATCAAATTAATGCAACAGGCGATCGCACTCCTGCAAAATGATAAGCAGGGCGATTACCGCGATGGTGTCCAAATTGGTAGAAAACTATTCGCTTCTTTACCAGAAAACAATCGGATTGTCAAACGCGAACGATCGCGCTGGGCGATGGAAAATCAGCGAGATGAATGTTTTGCAGATATGTACGTTCATCCGCAAGAGATTGACTACAATATTGATACTTTATTCGATTTAATTGATGCTTCTGGGTTAACTTTCTTGGGCTTTTCTAACCCGAATTTCTGGCAAATCGAACGACTTTTGGGCAAAGATCCGAGTTTATTGGAAAGAAGTAACGCATTGAGCGATCGCAACACATATCGTTTAATCGAACTATTAGATCCAGAAGTTACCCATTACGAATTTTTCTTGGGTCGTCCGCCGCTACCGCAAGCCGATTGGTCGTCAGATGCAGCCTTACTCGCAGCTATTCCCGAACTAAATCCTTGTATAGACGGCTTTCCGAGTCGCTGCTTATTTAACTACGACTACCAAATAGTCAATTTAACAGAAACCGAACTGGAATTTTTACAGGCTTGCGATCGCAAGTTAACAATCGGTGAAATTTTAGCTAACGTAGAACTGGGCTTAGAAGGAGTGCGATCGCTCCTTTCCCAACAATTAATCGTACTTTCGCCTGGTTAA
- a CDS encoding type II toxin-antitoxin system PemK/MazF family toxin — protein MYRGEIWWADLPNPVGSEPGYRRPVLIIQDDTFTQSLLRTVIVVIITS, from the coding sequence GTGTATCGCGGCGAGATTTGGTGGGCAGACTTACCGAACCCAGTTGGTTCAGAACCAGGCTATCGTAGACCTGTTTTAATTATTCAGGATGATACTTTTACGCAAAGTCTTTTGAGGACAGTTATTGTTGTTATTATCACTTCATAA
- a CDS encoding type II toxin-antitoxin system PemK/MazF family toxin, with translation MLLSLHNIELANAPGNVLLPQNITDLSRDSVANVSQIFTVDKAFLTERVGSLPASLQEEVDEGLRTVLYL, from the coding sequence TTGTTATTATCACTTCATAATATCGAACTGGCAAACGCACCAGGCAATGTTTTATTACCGCAAAATATCACAGATTTGTCTAGAGATTCAGTTGCTAATGTCTCTCAGATATTCACTGTAGATAAAGCCTTTTTAACCGAGCGTGTTGGTTCGTTACCCGCGAGTTTACAAGAAGAAGTAGATGAAGGTTTAAGGACAGTTTTGTACCTCTAG
- a CDS encoding type II toxin-antitoxin system VapC family toxin, with the protein MIFCDAGVLLCLVDRTQPQHSAYRNAILRLASPLITTWSCLTEAMYLALHRGGWNMQKQLGQLLLDKLLVIHEIQENDYDRLLKVMEQYRDRPMDLADATLVLVAEKTGYKQILTIDSDFLFYRICDRDTFDIIQV; encoded by the coding sequence GTGATTTTCTGCGATGCTGGAGTCTTGCTGTGTTTGGTAGATCGCACTCAACCTCAGCATAGTGCTTATAGAAATGCAATTTTACGTCTTGCATCTCCACTGATTACAACTTGGTCTTGCCTGACAGAAGCTATGTATCTCGCTCTCCATCGTGGCGGATGGAATATGCAAAAACAGTTGGGACAGCTTCTGTTAGATAAACTGCTAGTGATTCATGAAATTCAGGAAAACGATTACGATCGCCTATTAAAAGTGATGGAGCAGTATCGCGATCGACCGATGGATTTAGCTGATGCAACCTTAGTTTTGGTTGCTGAGAAGACGGGATATAAGCAAATTCTCACAATTGATTCTGACTTCCTATTTTATCGTATTTGCGATCGCGATACTTTCGACATCATTCAAGTTTAG
- a CDS encoding Uma2 family endonuclease: MTQIAVEKLTLEEFLKLPETKPASEYIDGRIIQKPMPQGKHSIIQGELVSTINILVKPQRIAVAFPELRCTFGGRSIVPDVAVFAWDRIPVDENGDVANVFQAAPDWTIEILSPDQNQTKVTGNILHCLGHGSQMGWLVDPDERSLLVYPLGQQPQLLQEPNQVLPVPDLVASLRLTVDELFGWLKL; encoded by the coding sequence ATGACACAGATAGCAGTAGAAAAGCTGACTTTAGAAGAGTTTCTGAAGCTACCAGAAACAAAACCAGCTAGCGAGTATATTGACGGACGAATTATTCAAAAACCTATGCCCCAAGGAAAACACAGCATAATTCAAGGCGAATTAGTATCCACAATCAACATTCTTGTGAAGCCTCAGCGCATTGCTGTAGCTTTTCCTGAACTACGTTGTACCTTTGGCGGACGCTCAATCGTACCGGATGTAGCTGTCTTTGCCTGGGATAGAATACCTGTGGATGAAAATGGAGATGTTGCGAATGTATTTCAGGCTGCTCCAGACTGGACGATAGAAATTCTCTCCCCAGACCAAAACCAAACTAAAGTAACTGGGAATATTCTTCATTGTCTGGGTCATGGTAGCCAAATGGGATGGCTAGTCGATCCTGACGAGCGCTCGCTTTTAGTTTATCCTCTAGGACAGCAACCGCAATTGTTGCAAGAACCGAATCAAGTGCTACCCGTTCCTGACTTAGTAGCAAGTTTACGTTTAACAGTAGATGAATTGTTTGGCTGGCTCAAACTTTAA
- a CDS encoding phycobilisome rod-core linker polypeptide, with product MSVKASGGSSVARPQLYQTLAVATISQAEQQDRFLGRGELDELANYFASGNKRLEIAETLTKNSEIIVSRAANRIFVGGSPMAYLEKPRETEMAMAAAVPDVKEGMKLGTVTYVESRGGGFLEGLRSLFSASPGGGGGGPTPPGFRPINVARYGPGNMQKSLRDLSWFLRYATYAIVAGDPNIISVNVRGLREIIENACSGEATIVALQEMRASALSYFRQNPEAANIVAQYMDVLITEFKAPTPSNKLRQRPSSDQQGLQLPQIYFNAAERRPKYAMKPGLSAAEKNDIVKAAYRQVFERDITRAYSQSISYLESQVKNGDISMKEFIRRLAKSPLYRKQFYEPFINSRALELAFRHILGRGPSSREEVQKYFSIVSNGGLSALIDALVDSQEYSDYFGEETVPYIRGLGQEAQECRNWGPQQDLLNYSAPFRKVPQFITTFAAYNRPLPDQHPYGSGNDPLEIQFGAIFPKETRNPSSSPAPFGKDTKRILIHQGPGINNQNSNPRARGEFPGTLGAKVFRLDQIPATGSRKSPTTSSVRFSESSTQAVIRAAYLQVFGRDVYEGQRLKVAEIKLENGEISLREFIRALAKSDLFRKLYWTPFYVCKAIEYIHRRLLGRPTYGRQENNKYFDICAKKGFYALVDAIIDSPEYGEAFGEDTVPYERYLTPQGQALRSLRTGSIREDVGARVDKEETPRFIELGAVTEMRTQPDIQTRVAQGVTKQREQTKIFKLEENSDKTAVQTVIRAAYRQIFERDIEPYIAQNEFTALESKLGNGEITVKEFIEGLGNSNLYLKEFYAPYPNTKVIEQGTKHFLGRAPIDQAEIRKYNQILATQGLRAFIGAMVNSAEYAQVFGEFYVPYRRFPTLPAANFPNTEKLYNQLTKQNDDIVVPSFEPVQPRMATENMPLMAKAIADMAAKARQVDRSKPLFIELGRSYNDGRGQSVEVGVGTTRRKPARIYRMTQGANQGETAQVINAIYCQVMDVFSGQVPVYFRRSDLESKLRNGEISVREFIRSLASSEIYCRRFYTPYPNTKVIEFLFRHLLGRAPATQGEIRQYNKLLSEGGLKAAVEAMVDCPEYAQYFGEDVVPYRRYPSLPAGNYLGSVKAAADLVKQSWSDLSPSLLAQSFGQR from the coding sequence ATGAGTGTTAAGGCAAGTGGTGGAAGCTCAGTTGCACGTCCGCAACTATATCAAACGCTAGCAGTCGCAACCATTTCCCAAGCCGAACAGCAAGACCGCTTTTTAGGGCGGGGCGAACTGGACGAGTTAGCCAACTATTTCGCCTCTGGCAATAAGCGGCTAGAAATTGCTGAAACTTTAACAAAAAATTCTGAGATTATTGTATCCCGTGCCGCTAACCGCATCTTTGTTGGTGGTTCGCCAATGGCTTATCTGGAAAAACCCAGAGAAACAGAAATGGCGATGGCAGCAGCAGTGCCGGATGTCAAGGAAGGCATGAAGCTAGGAACTGTCACCTACGTTGAGAGTCGGGGCGGCGGTTTCTTAGAGGGATTGCGATCGCTTTTTAGTGCTAGTCCTGGTGGTGGCGGCGGTGGTCCTACACCTCCTGGTTTTCGCCCCATCAACGTCGCCCGCTACGGTCCTGGGAACATGCAAAAATCCCTACGAGACTTGTCGTGGTTTTTGCGTTATGCGACTTACGCGATCGTGGCTGGAGATCCTAATATTATCTCTGTCAACGTACGAGGTCTGCGGGAAATAATTGAAAACGCCTGTTCTGGCGAAGCAACCATTGTCGCATTGCAAGAAATGCGGGCATCGGCGCTGTCTTATTTCCGCCAGAATCCTGAAGCAGCAAATATTGTTGCTCAGTACATGGACGTATTGATTACAGAATTTAAAGCCCCTACACCTTCTAACAAGCTGCGTCAGCGTCCTTCGTCCGACCAGCAAGGGTTACAACTGCCACAGATCTACTTTAATGCGGCAGAAAGACGACCCAAGTATGCGATGAAGCCAGGGCTATCGGCAGCAGAAAAGAACGATATTGTTAAAGCTGCTTATCGCCAAGTCTTCGAGCGCGATATTACCCGCGCTTACAGCCAGTCAATTTCTTACTTGGAATCTCAAGTTAAGAACGGCGATATCTCCATGAAAGAGTTTATTCGCCGCTTAGCAAAATCGCCCCTGTATCGCAAGCAATTTTACGAGCCATTCATCAACAGCCGCGCCCTGGAATTAGCTTTTCGTCACATTTTGGGTCGGGGTCCGAGTTCTCGCGAAGAAGTCCAGAAATATTTCTCGATTGTTTCTAACGGTGGCTTATCAGCACTGATAGACGCGCTGGTAGATTCCCAGGAATACTCCGACTACTTCGGGGAAGAAACCGTACCTTATATTCGCGGTCTGGGACAAGAAGCGCAAGAGTGTCGTAACTGGGGTCCACAGCAAGACCTACTCAATTACAGCGCCCCCTTCCGTAAAGTCCCGCAATTCATCACGACATTTGCGGCATACAACAGACCGCTACCCGACCAACATCCGTATGGTTCCGGTAACGATCCGCTAGAAATTCAATTTGGGGCAATCTTCCCGAAAGAAACTCGCAACCCTAGCAGCAGCCCTGCACCTTTTGGTAAGGATACCAAGCGGATTTTGATCCACCAAGGACCGGGTATCAATAACCAAAACAGCAATCCGAGAGCGCGGGGTGAATTTCCTGGCACTTTGGGCGCGAAAGTTTTCCGCTTAGATCAAATTCCCGCCACAGGTAGCAGAAAATCTCCGACAACTTCTAGCGTGAGATTCTCGGAAAGTTCGACTCAAGCCGTGATCCGCGCTGCTTACCTCCAGGTATTCGGACGGGATGTGTACGAAGGACAGCGGTTGAAGGTAGCTGAAATCAAACTGGAAAACGGTGAAATTTCGCTACGGGAATTTATCCGCGCCTTAGCTAAATCGGATCTGTTCCGTAAGCTGTACTGGACACCATTCTATGTCTGTAAGGCGATCGAATATATTCACCGCCGCCTGTTGGGTCGTCCAACCTATGGCAGACAAGAAAACAACAAATACTTCGATATTTGTGCCAAGAAGGGCTTCTACGCTCTGGTAGACGCAATTATTGACAGCCCTGAATACGGCGAAGCTTTTGGGGAAGATACCGTACCCTACGAGCGCTACCTGACACCTCAAGGTCAAGCACTGCGATCGCTGCGTACTGGTAGCATTCGTGAAGATGTCGGCGCAAGAGTTGATAAGGAAGAAACCCCCCGCTTTATCGAACTGGGTGCTGTTACCGAAATGCGGACGCAGCCAGATATTCAGACTCGTGTGGCTCAAGGTGTTACCAAACAGCGCGAACAAACGAAGATCTTCAAGCTAGAAGAAAACAGCGATAAAACAGCCGTACAAACGGTTATCCGTGCTGCTTACCGTCAAATCTTCGAGCGCGACATCGAACCCTACATCGCCCAAAACGAATTCACCGCCCTAGAAAGCAAACTAGGCAATGGTGAAATTACTGTTAAGGAATTTATCGAAGGGTTAGGAAACTCAAACTTATATCTCAAAGAGTTTTACGCTCCTTATCCCAACACCAAGGTCATCGAGCAGGGAACCAAGCATTTCTTAGGACGCGCCCCCATCGACCAAGCCGAAATCCGCAAATACAACCAAATCCTCGCAACTCAAGGTCTGCGTGCCTTTATCGGGGCAATGGTTAACAGTGCGGAATACGCTCAGGTATTTGGGGAATTCTACGTGCCTTACCGTCGCTTCCCCACCTTACCAGCGGCTAACTTCCCAAATACCGAGAAGTTGTACAACCAGCTGACCAAGCAGAACGATGATATCGTCGTTCCCAGCTTCGAGCCAGTACAACCGCGCATGGCAACGGAAAATATGCCATTAATGGCAAAAGCGATCGCGGATATGGCAGCCAAAGCACGGCAAGTCGATCGGAGCAAGCCGCTATTTATCGAACTCGGTCGCTCTTACAACGACGGACGCGGACAATCTGTAGAGGTTGGTGTCGGTACGACTCGTCGCAAGCCAGCGCGGATCTACCGCATGACGCAGGGAGCAAATCAAGGGGAAACCGCCCAAGTTATCAACGCGATCTACTGTCAAGTCATGGATGTATTTAGCGGTCAAGTACCCGTTTACTTCCGCCGTTCTGACCTAGAGAGCAAATTGCGTAACGGTGAAATCTCAGTACGCGAGTTTATCCGTAGCTTGGCTAGCTCCGAAATTTACTGTCGTCGCTTCTACACCCCCTATCCCAATACCAAGGTGATTGAATTCCTGTTCAGACACTTGTTGGGACGCGCACCTGCAACTCAGGGTGAAATTAGACAGTACAACAAATTATTGTCTGAGGGCGGCTTAAAAGCGGCTGTAGAGGCAATGGTTGATTGTCCAGAGTATGCCCAGTACTTCGGTGAAGACGTAGTGCCATACCGTCGCTATCCGTCTCTCCCTGCTGGCAACTACCTGGGTAGCGTTAAGGCTGCGGCTGACCTTGTGAAGCAGTCTTGGTCTGACTTATCTCCTTCATTATTGGCGCAGTCATTTGGGCAGCGGTAA
- the apcA gene encoding allophycocyanin subunit alpha — MSIVTKSIVNADAEARYLSPGELDRIKSFVTSGERRLRIAQALTDNRERIVKQAGDQLFQKRPDVVSPGGNAYGQEMTATCLRDLDYYLRLITYGVVAGDVTPIEEIGIVGVREMYKSLGTPIEAVAEGVRAMKNVATSMMSGEDAGEAGSYFDYLVGAMQ; from the coding sequence ATGAGTATCGTCACGAAGTCTATCGTGAATGCCGACGCAGAAGCTCGCTACCTCAGCCCTGGCGAACTCGATCGGATCAAGAGCTTTGTTACCAGTGGCGAACGCCGTCTGCGTATCGCTCAAGCTTTGACCGACAACCGCGAGCGGATCGTTAAGCAAGCTGGCGACCAGTTGTTCCAAAAGCGTCCTGACGTTGTTTCTCCTGGTGGAAATGCTTACGGTCAAGAAATGACCGCTACCTGCTTGCGCGACCTAGACTATTACCTCCGACTAATCACCTACGGAGTTGTAGCTGGCGACGTTACCCCCATTGAAGAAATCGGGATTGTTGGCGTGCGCGAAATGTACAAGTCTCTCGGTACACCCATCGAAGCAGTAGCAGAAGGCGTTCGCGCTATGAAGAACGTAGCTACCTCGATGATGTCTGGTGAAGACGCTGGCGAAGCTGGTTCTTACTTCGATTACCTCGTCGGAGCTATGCAGTAG
- the apcB gene encoding allophycocyanin subunit beta translates to MQDAITSVINTSDVQGKYLDTAAMEKLKGYFQSGELRVRAATTIAANAAAIVKEAVAKSLLYSDITRPGGNMYTTRRYAACIRDLDYYLRYSTYAMLAGDPSILDERVLNGLKETYNSLGVPVGATVQAIQAMKEVTASLVGPDAGKEMGVYFDYICSGLS, encoded by the coding sequence ATGCAAGACGCAATTACCTCTGTAATCAATACTTCAGACGTTCAAGGTAAGTACTTGGACACCGCTGCTATGGAAAAGCTAAAAGGCTACTTCCAAAGTGGCGAACTGCGAGTTCGTGCTGCTACCACCATCGCTGCTAACGCTGCTGCGATCGTTAAAGAAGCTGTAGCTAAGTCCCTGTTGTACTCTGATATCACCCGTCCCGGTGGTAACATGTACACCACTCGCCGCTATGCTGCTTGCATTCGCGACCTCGACTACTACCTCCGCTATTCCACCTATGCAATGTTGGCTGGCGATCCTTCCATCCTCGACGAGCGCGTACTCAACGGTTTGAAAGAAACCTACAACTCCCTCGGCGTACCCGTAGGTGCTACCGTACAAGCTATCCAAGCGATGAAAGAAGTCACCGCTAGCTTGGTTGGTCCCGACGCTGGTAAGGAAATGGGCGTATACTTCGACTACATCTGCTCTGGCTTGAGCTAA
- a CDS encoding phycobilisome linker polypeptide, giving the protein MRMFKVTACVPSQTRIRTQRELQNTYFTKLVPYDNWFREQQRIMKMGGKIVKVQLATGKPGMNTGLL; this is encoded by the coding sequence ATGCGGATGTTTAAGGTAACAGCTTGCGTCCCCAGCCAAACTCGGATTCGGACGCAGCGCGAACTACAAAATACCTATTTCACCAAACTGGTTCCTTACGACAACTGGTTCCGCGAGCAGCAACGGATCATGAAAATGGGTGGCAAAATTGTGAAGGTACAATTAGCTACTGGAAAGCCTGGAATGAATACAGGTTTGCTGTAA
- a CDS encoding FtsW/RodA/SpoVE family cell cycle protein, translated as MKLLRRIVTFFFPPVSQWAILPRLLHWMTFLWLFVGLAVLFSASYVEGETMGDGFYYVKRQLAWIIIGLIGFNYIIHFPLKKILNVSHWFFLILLGLLFLIFVPGMGIKVNGAMRWLNLRIIAIQPSELIKPFLVLQSAKIFGRWHQISPGNRILWVLIFILMLGGILLQPNLSMTALCGMSIWLVALAAAVPYLYLVPAALLGVGTAALSAMLRPYQMKRLMLYRNPWQDASGHGYQLVQSLIAIGSGGIWGKGFGLSQQKLFYLPIQYTDFIFAIFAEEFGFVGCFLLLLMLMVYATLALLVALNARNPVFRLVAIGAMILMVGQSLLNIGVATGALPTTGLPFPLMSYGGNSMMTSLIIAGLLIRVARESSEAEIVPFQERKQERFV; from the coding sequence GTGAAGCTGCTACGCCGGATCGTCACCTTTTTCTTCCCTCCTGTTTCCCAATGGGCAATCCTGCCAAGATTACTGCATTGGATGACCTTTCTCTGGTTATTCGTTGGATTAGCGGTTCTCTTTTCTGCTTCCTATGTCGAAGGCGAAACTATGGGAGATGGCTTTTACTATGTCAAGCGTCAACTGGCATGGATAATAATTGGATTAATTGGATTTAACTACATCATCCATTTCCCACTGAAAAAAATCTTAAATGTTTCCCATTGGTTCTTTCTCATCCTACTAGGATTGCTTTTTCTCATCTTTGTCCCTGGAATGGGAATAAAAGTGAATGGGGCTATGCGCTGGTTAAATCTGAGGATTATCGCAATTCAACCATCAGAATTAATCAAGCCATTTTTAGTCCTCCAAAGTGCGAAGATTTTTGGTAGGTGGCATCAAATTAGCCCAGGAAATCGTATTCTCTGGGTATTAATTTTTATTTTAATGCTAGGGGGGATTTTACTCCAGCCAAATCTGAGTATGACAGCTCTGTGTGGTATGAGTATATGGTTGGTAGCGCTAGCAGCAGCCGTACCCTATCTTTACTTAGTACCTGCGGCATTATTAGGAGTTGGAACTGCGGCGCTGAGTGCAATGCTGCGACCCTACCAAATGAAGCGATTGATGTTGTACCGTAATCCTTGGCAAGATGCATCAGGACATGGATATCAATTAGTACAAAGTTTAATTGCTATTGGTTCCGGTGGAATTTGGGGTAAGGGATTTGGCTTATCACAACAAAAGTTATTTTATTTGCCAATTCAATACACCGATTTCATTTTTGCTATTTTTGCTGAAGAGTTCGGCTTTGTTGGTTGCTTTTTACTATTATTAATGTTGATGGTTTATGCAACTCTGGCTTTACTTGTAGCATTGAATGCCCGCAATCCAGTTTTTAGATTAGTTGCGATCGGGGCAATGATATTGATGGTAGGGCAATCTTTACTTAATATTGGTGTAGCGACAGGAGCGCTACCAACTACAGGTTTACCCTTTCCACTCATGAGTTATGGTGGAAATTCAATGATGACAAGTTTAATTATTGCTGGATTACTAATTCGTGTCGCCCGAGAAAGTAGCGAAGCAGAAATTGTACCTTTTCAAGAGCGAAAACAAGAGCGGTTTGTTTAA
- a CDS encoding DMT family transporter, giving the protein MYLLMVLISAILFTIGGVFMKLSEGLSQPLPSLLVYIFFIAGASIQTVAMRKATLGVTYIVVLGLESILAVLFGVVLFQESLSYINVIGVSFIVAGMGFLQGEE; this is encoded by the coding sequence ATGTATTTATTAATGGTTTTGATTTCAGCAATTCTCTTCACCATTGGTGGTGTATTTATGAAGCTATCTGAAGGGTTATCTCAGCCTTTACCTAGCTTATTGGTCTACATCTTTTTTATTGCTGGAGCTAGTATACAGACTGTTGCCATGCGTAAGGCTACGCTAGGAGTAACATATATTGTCGTACTAGGATTAGAATCAATCCTAGCAGTTTTATTTGGGGTTGTTTTATTTCAAGAAAGTTTGTCTTACATCAATGTCATTGGTGTCAGTTTTATTGTTGCTGGCATGGGTTTTTTACAAGGTGAAGAATAG
- a CDS encoding cytochrome c biogenesis protein CcdA gives MLETIQTQLYKLEQFADLLVAEQLSHLGWVSIGIIFTAGLLTSLTPCMLSMLPITIGYIGGYETKSRWQAAAQSTWFALGLATTLAALGIVAALVGKVYGQVGIGLPIIVSIIAILMGLNLLEALPLQLPSFGGMDWISKDFPPAVRSYFIGLTFGLVASPCSTPVLATLLAWVTTTQNTILGGALLLAYTAGYVTPLILAGTFTASIKKLLELRQWSGWITPVSGALLVGFGVFSLLSRIQLS, from the coding sequence ATGCTGGAAACCATTCAAACTCAGCTCTACAAACTCGAACAATTTGCCGATCTCTTAGTCGCCGAGCAGTTATCTCATTTGGGCTGGGTCAGCATAGGTATTATCTTTACAGCAGGGTTGCTGACTAGTCTCACACCCTGTATGCTTTCCATGCTGCCCATCACCATCGGTTACATTGGTGGTTATGAAACTAAAAGTCGCTGGCAAGCCGCAGCTCAATCAACATGGTTTGCATTGGGATTAGCCACAACTTTAGCAGCCTTGGGAATAGTTGCGGCACTTGTAGGCAAGGTTTACGGTCAAGTAGGGATTGGTCTGCCAATTATTGTTAGCATCATCGCAATTTTGATGGGGCTGAATTTATTAGAAGCCTTACCCCTACAACTACCATCGTTTGGGGGGATGGATTGGATTTCTAAAGATTTTCCCCCAGCGGTACGCTCCTATTTCATCGGTCTGACCTTTGGTTTAGTCGCCTCTCCTTGTAGCACCCCAGTGCTAGCAACACTCCTTGCCTGGGTCACAACTACACAAAATACCATTCTGGGAGGAGCGTTGTTACTGGCATACACCGCAGGCTACGTAACACCACTGATCTTAGCTGGTACGTTCACCGCTAGCATTAAAAAGTTGTTAGAGTTGCGGCAGTGGTCGGGATGGATTACCCCTGTGAGTGGGGCGTTACTGGTAGGATTTGGAGTGTTTTCGCTCTTATCTCGAATTCAACTGAGTTAA